In one window of Methanoculleus chikugoensis DNA:
- a CDS encoding indolepyruvate ferredoxin oxidoreductase subunit alpha, whose product MAFALHINMERCTGCNNCVVACPVDALELYTEDPATKEKIYKVKDGKAVILDFNSELCAGCGVCVQACPYGVIKLAGPWESRAKARKAEA is encoded by the coding sequence ATGGCATTTGCATTGCACATCAATATGGAACGATGTACAGGCTGCAACAACTGCGTGGTGGCATGTCCGGTCGACGCTCTCGAGCTCTACACTGAAGATCCAGCAACCAAGGAGAAGATCTACAAGGTCAAAGACGGCAAAGCCGTCATCCTTGACTTCAATTCAGAGCTCTGCGCCGGTTGCGGCGTATGCGTCCAGGCATGCCCCTATGGAGTCATCAAGCTTGCAGGACCGTGGGAGAGCCGGGCCAAGGCCCGAAAAGCGGAAGCCTAG
- a CDS encoding 4Fe-4S binding protein, whose translation MALFPKYSKTREGQNVVMEQRLLKAVNNLILNAETCTGCGICVDACPEEAIVLGPVGATRRGAIDYAEPVDVNPEKCSYCGVCVIMCPFNAMTLKIDGEERLPILEQEGFPTYDMVTVIDEEKCDRCTICEEVCPRDAIDRDVPAFEGGDEAGRPRQTAIQTKTTFTVDTEKCDVCGICGELCPSITVARKPANPETGKVEGDVRWEESTCDGCTICVEACPQDAITLEREIIGTRLPGKVEIEQDNCCTCTWCVQSCPEEAITVEKIFEGDIEINPEKCPGGCSTCVEVCPCNALYLPSPLPAKEMKGEIEPNIAINKDFCILCGACVNACPSEDAIVLRRTAIRMQDKETDLFKQIKEKLLAPRTSKVHETTPGEVEIKHLGKPEEA comes from the coding sequence ATGGCACTGTTTCCAAAGTATTCAAAAACGCGGGAGGGCCAGAACGTCGTCATGGAGCAGAGGCTCCTGAAGGCGGTCAACAACCTGATCCTGAACGCCGAGACCTGTACGGGCTGCGGCATCTGTGTCGATGCCTGCCCCGAAGAGGCGATCGTGCTCGGACCTGTCGGCGCGACACGCCGCGGGGCCATCGACTACGCCGAACCCGTCGACGTCAACCCCGAGAAGTGTTCGTACTGTGGCGTTTGCGTCATCATGTGCCCCTTCAACGCGATGACACTCAAGATCGACGGCGAGGAACGCCTCCCGATCCTTGAGCAGGAAGGGTTCCCCACCTACGACATGGTCACCGTAATCGACGAAGAGAAGTGCGACCGGTGCACCATCTGTGAGGAAGTCTGCCCGAGAGACGCCATCGACCGCGACGTCCCCGCATTCGAGGGCGGCGACGAAGCCGGCAGACCGCGCCAGACCGCGATCCAGACCAAGACGACGTTCACCGTCGACACCGAGAAGTGCGACGTCTGCGGCATCTGCGGCGAACTCTGTCCGAGCATCACCGTCGCTCGCAAACCCGCGAACCCCGAGACCGGCAAGGTCGAAGGAGATGTCCGGTGGGAGGAGAGCACCTGCGACGGCTGCACGATCTGTGTCGAGGCCTGTCCCCAGGATGCAATCACCCTCGAACGCGAGATCATCGGCACCAGGCTGCCCGGCAAGGTCGAGATCGAGCAGGACAACTGCTGCACCTGCACGTGGTGCGTCCAGTCCTGCCCGGAGGAGGCAATCACCGTCGAGAAGATCTTCGAGGGAGATATCGAGATCAACCCCGAGAAGTGTCCCGGCGGCTGCTCGACCTGTGTCGAGGTCTGCCCCTGCAACGCACTCTACCTGCCGTCCCCTCTCCCAGCAAAGGAGATGAAGGGAGAGATTGAGCCCAACATCGCCATCAACAAGGACTTCTGTATCCTCTGCGGCGCCTGCGTTAACGCCTGTCCGAGCGAGGATGCGATCGTCCTGCGGCGGACGGCCATCCGAATGCAGGATAAAGAAACGGATCTCTTCAAGCAGATCAAGGAAAAACTGCTCGCCCCGAGGACGTCAAAGGTACATGAG